The DNA region CGGGCGCCTGCGCGACGGGCGCCGGGTCCCCCGGAGACGATCCGCCGATCGCGAACCGGCCGCCGGGCGCCGTCAGGCGGCCGAGCACGATGCCGGCGGCGAGCGCCACCCCGAGCGCGATGCCGAGGCCGGCGCGGCGCGCTCCGGGCCGGGGCGTGTGCCCGGGCCTGTGGGGAGGCGGATCGATGGAGAGGCTGACCATGTGAGGGGCTCCGGGTGTGCGGGAGGGCGGATGATAAACGGCCGACCGGCCCGCGATCTTCCGCCCAAGGGACGCCTCGCGCGCTCCCTCGCGGGCCTGCGGGACGCATCCCCCGTCGGAGCGGGCGGCCAGGCGCTCGACGCGACGCCCGCGCAGCTCCCTTCAAGAGAAGAAGCGATCCAGTCAAAAGAAAAAGCGGTCCACGACCCCGGCGCTCCACTCGAGGATCGTCGGCCAGCCCACGACCGCGTCGAGCGTCCGCTCCGCGTCGGCGAGCGCGACCTTCTGCTCGACCACGCTGGCGCTGCACGCGATCAGGCGGCACTCGCCCACGGTCCGCGCCTGCTGCAGCGCCGCGCCGGGCTCCTCCGGGTCGGCGTCGTGCGCCGCCACCAGCGCGGGGACGGCCGGACCGAACAGGTAGACGTCCACCCGGTCGCCCAGCGCCGTGGCGGCCAGGGCGGCGGACCCGGCGAGGCGGAGCGCGCCGGCGTCGGCGTGCGACAGGAAGATCACGGCGCGGCGCTCCATGCGCCCGTTTTACGCGAGACCCGGCGCCTGTGCTATGAGACGCCGCCATGTCGGACCAGAAGAAGCCCGAGTCCCCGGGCCCGGTGGTGATCCGCAAGGGCCACGTGAAGCCCCCGCCCCCCGGCGCGAAGATCGAGGCGCCCGAGGAGGAGCGGCTCGCGCCCGCGACCTCGCAGCCCGCGCCGGCGGCGCAGGACCGCCGCCCGCTCTGGCAGCGCGTCGCGGAGGAGCGCAGCCCGCGCCCCGCGCCCGGCGGCGCCGGCCCGCAGCAGCGCGGCGGCCCCCGCGGCCCCAGGCCCGCCGGCGGAGGTCCGCGCGGCGAGCGGCGCCCCCGCGGCGACCGTCCCGAGCGGCGGGAGCACGGCGAGGTGGGCCCGGCGGCCGCGCTCGAGCCCCCGCGCCCGCCGGCCGGCGAGCCGCCGCCGGCGCCGGAGGTGGAGGCGCCGGACGAGGGCTCCTTCGCGGACATGCTCGCGGGCTCGGAGGCGGGGCCCCGGCGCCGCTTCCAGGTCGGCGAGAAGGTCGCCGGCAAGATCATCCAGATCGGCGAGGACGTCGCGTTCCTCGAGCTCGGCTCCGGCGTCGCCGAGGCGATGATCGAGACCGTCGAGCTGAAGGACGAGGCCGGGAACCTCGCGGCCCGCGTCGGCGACATCATCGACGCGGTGGTGGTGAAGGCCACCGACCGCGGCGCGGTGGTCTCGAAGGGCCACGGCCGCGCCACCCGCGATCACGCGCGCGAGGCGGTGATCGAGGCGGCCCACACCGGCCTGCCGGTGGAGGGCGTGGTCAAGGCGGTGAACAAGGGCGGCCTCGAGGTCGAGGTCCACGGCGTCCGCGCGTTCTGCCCGATCTCGCAGATCGACGTGCGCTTCGTGGGCGACGCGTCCGCGTTCGTCGGGCAGAAGCTCCTGTTCAAGGTGACCCGCGCCGACGGGCGCGACGCGGTGCTGTCGCGCCGCGCGCTGCTCGAGGAGGAGCGCGCGCAGAAGGCGGCCGAGACGCGCGCGCGGCTCGCGCCGGGCGCGGTGTTCGACGGCGTCGTGACGAGCGTGCAGGACTACGGCGCGTTCGTGGACATCGGCGGCGTCGAGGGCCTGGTGCACGTCTCCGAGCTGGCCTGGGACCGGGTGTCGAAGCCGCAGGACCTGCTCTCGGCCGGCGACGCCGTGCAGGTGCAGGTGCTCCGGATCGACGAGGACCCGAAGAAGGGCGAGCGCATCGGGCTGTCCGTGAAGGCGCTCGCGCCGCGGCCCGAGCCGGCCGCGCCGGCGCCGGGCGCCGAGGGCGCCGAGCGGCCCGCCCGCCCCTCCCCGCCGCCGCCGCCGCGCGTCGGCGACGTGGTGCAGGCCACCGTGGACAAGGTGGAGAGCTTCGGCGTGTTCGTGCGCTTCGCCGGCGGCCGCGGCCTGGTGCCGGCCAGCGAGACCGGCACGCCGCGCGGCGCCGACCTGCGCAGGAGCTTCAAGGTCGGCGACACGATCCAGGCGCTCGTCTCGGCCATCGACGAGCAGGGCCGCATCCGCCTGTCGAAGACCGAGGCCGAGCACGCCGCGGAGCGCGCCGAGGCGCGCGAGTACATGGCGAAGGCGCCGCGCGCGCAGGGCAAGGGCTTCGGCACGCTCGGCGACCTGCTCCGGCAGAAGCTCGAGAAGAAGTAGCGCGCCGGCCGCGGGCGCCGTCACCGTGCGGCTTCACGCACGGTGATCGGCCGCGCCGCGCTCGAGCCAGACGCACCGTCCGTGCGCGCGCCCCGGGGTCAGCCCATCAGGGACGGCGGTGCCGCGGGTGGCCCGTTCGCGCGTGACGTGCCACTGCAGTCAATATTGAGCGCATCGGTCCACGTTCCCGGAGCGCCTCCGGATCCTCCAGGTCTCGTTCCGGTGGGCCTTGATTCGCGTCAACGGGCCCGGATCGTAACCCATTGAAACTATTAGGTCAGCGTCCTTTTGGCCCATCGCAGGATCTGCTGCGACCCCGTATCTGATGGCCTGTGGTCGCCCGGACCCCTGAGCGACCCGCGGCCGCGCCGGCGAGGCGGCGAAGGAGCGACGCGATGGCCACACAGTACGGTGCACTGTCGTACTCGTCTCGGACCCAGTCCCCCGCGCGGGTGATGACCCGCGTCATGGTGGAGGCCCGGCGCGTGCTCCTCGGGGCGCTCGCCACCGCGGCGGTGGTCGCGTTCATGAGCGCGGTCGGCTGGGTCGCGCTGCTGGCCCTCACCGTCACCATCCCGTTCGCGACCATCGTGGTCGCGCTCGCGATGGCCATCCGTCACTTCCGCCAGGATCGACGCGCGCTCGCCTGAGGCGCGCGCCCGGGGCGCCTCGCCACGCGCGTCACCGTCAGCCCTCCTCGACGCTCCACCCCCACGGGCCGAGCCCGCCCGCGGCGCGATCCGACAGGTTCGCGCGCACCGTGAGGCCGGGGCGGCGGAGCGTGAACGCCGCGCCGTCGAGCGCCACCTCCGGCCAGCGGGCCGCGATCACCTCGCGGTGGCGCCGCCGCACGTCGAGCAGCCTCCGGTGGTGGTCGCGCAGCGCGGCGTGCCGGCCGTCGCGCCGGTGCGAGAGCTTCGAGCCCAGGAACGTCTGCTCGTCCTGCGGGTCCGGCGGCTCGCCGCGCCCGCGCGCGATGTGCTCGGCGCGGCGCCCCTCGGACACCGCGCGCGCCAGGGCCGCGTCGCCGTGGCTGGTGAAGTACTGGAACGGGCGCGGCTCCCCGTACTCCTCGCCCATGAACAGGAGCGGGAGCGCCGAGCCGAGCAGCACCAGCGCCGCGATGGGCTCGAGCGCCGGCCAGGGCACCAGCGCGGCCAGCCGCTCGCCGTGCGGGCGGTTCCCGATCTGGTCGTGGTTCTGCGCGCAGGCGACGAAGCGCGACGGCGCGAGCCCCGCCACGCGGGTGCCGTGCGGCCGGCCCCGGTACACCGACGGCTCGCCCTGGAAGACGAAGCCCTGCGACAGGGCGCGCGCCACCTGCTCCGGCGCGCCGAAGTCCGCGAGGTAGCGCTCCCGCTCGCCGGTCACGAGCGCGTGGACGGCGTGGTGCAGGTCGTCCGCCCAGACGGCGGAGCAGCCCCAGCCGGCGGGCGGCGGGTCGAGGACCCGCCGGTCGTTGTCGTCGTTCTCCGCGATCACGTGGATCCGGCGCCCCTCGCGGCGCGCCAGCGCCGAGACCTCCTCGCACAGCTCGGCCACCAGGTGACGCGGCCCGTCGTCGCGGATGGCGTGCGTGGCGTCGAGGCGGAGCGCGTCCACCCGGAAGTCGCGCACCCACTGCAGCGCGGCGCCGAGGAAGTAGGCGCGCACCGGCCCGGCGTCGGGCCCGTCGAGGTCGAGGCCGTCGCCCCAGGGCGTGTGGTGACGGTCGGTGAGGTACGGCGCGAGCTGCGGGAGGTAGTTCCCCTCCGGGCCGAGGTGGTTGTAGACGACGTCGAGGCACACCGCGAGGCCGAGCGCGTGCGCGCCGTCCACGAAGCGCTGCAGCGCGGCGGGCCCGCCGTACGCGGCGTGCACCGCCCAGCTCTGCACGCCGTCGTAGCCCCAGTTGCGCGCGCCGGCGAACGGCTGCACCGGCATGAGCTCGACGCACGTGACGCCCAGGTCCGCCAGGCCGGGCAGCGCCTCGGCCGCGGCGTCGAGCGTGCCCGCCCCGGTGAAGGTGCCGACGTGGAGCTCGTAGAAGACCAGCGCCTCGAGCGGCAGCCCGGCGAACGCGCTCCGCCACCGGTGCCGTGCCGGGTCGAACACCTCGGACGCGCCGTGAACGCCGTCGGGCTGCGCGCGCGAGGCGGGATCGGGGAGCGCTCGCCCGCCCGGCAGCACGAGCTGGTAGCGCGTGCCGTGGGCCGCGCCGGGGACCTCGCCGGTCCACCATCCGCCCGGCGCGGGCGAGAGCGGGTGATCCGCGCCCTCGACCCGCACCGCGAGGCGATCGACGCGCGGCGCCCAGGCGTGGAACCGGACGCCTCCGGTCGTGATCTCCGGCCCGTGTGCCGCGAGCGACATGCGGGGAACGTAGCGCCTCCGCGCGCGCGGCGCGGGCTCGCGGCGGGGTCGTGTCGCCCGTTCGCGGGGCGCGGCGGGCGCACGTTTGCGCGCGGTGCGCGCCGGCGCCAGCTTGCAGGTCGGAACGCGAATTCGGGGCTCGACTCTGCGACCTCTCGTGCGCTAGCTTGGCGTCCCCGTTTTCCGCGCTGCAGCTGCGCGTTCCCAGGCCCTTTTTCCGCTCAATCGTAAAAAGGAATTCCTGATGTCCACCTCTCCTGCCGCTCGCCCGACGTCGAACCCCCACCTCCTCGGCTGGGTCGACGAGATGGCGAAGCTCTGCAAGCCCGATCGCGTCCACTGGTGCGACGGCTCCGAGGCCGAGAAGAAGCGGCTCACCGACGACGCGGTCGCCGCGAAGGTCCTCATCCCGCTCGACCAGCAGAAGTGGCCCGGCTGCCACTACCACCACTCGAACCCGAGCGACGTCGCCCGCGTCGAGCACCTCACCTTCATCTGCACGCCGACGAAGGAGCAGGCCGGCCCCACCAACAACTGGATGGAGCCGAAGGAGGCGTACCGGAAGCTCGGCGCCATCTTCGACGGGTCGATGAAGGGCCGCACCATGTACGTGGTGCCCTACGTGATGGGCCCGAGCACCTCGCCGTTCGCGAAGGTCGGCATCGAGATCACCGACTCCGTGTACGTGGCCCTGAACATGGGGATCATGGCGCGCATGGGGAAGGTGGCGCTCGACCGCCTCGGCGACTCGAACGAGTTCAACCGCGGCCTGCACTCGGTCGCCGACTGCAACCCCGAGCGCCGCTTCATCTGCCACTTCCCGCAGGACAACACCATCTGGTCGGTCGGCTCCGGCTACGGCGGCAACGCGCTGCTCGGCAAGAAGTGCTTGGCGCTCCGCATCGCCAGCTACCTCGCGAAGAACGAGGGCTGGCTCGCCGAGCACATGCTGATCCTGGAGGCGGAGAGCCCGACCGGCGAGAAGCAGTACGTCGCCGCCGCGTTCCCGTCGGCCTGCGGCAAGACCAACTTCGCCATGATGATCCCGCCCGCCGCGTTCCCGGGCTGGAAGATCCGGACGGTCGGCGACGACATCTCCTGGATGCGCGTGGGCGAGGACGGCCGCCTCTGGGCGGTGAACCCGGAGAACGGCTACTTCGGCGTGGCCCCGGGCACGAACCGCAAGACCAACCCGAACGCGATGGACTCGGTCCGCAAGGACACCATCTTCACCAACGTCGCCCGCACGCCGGACGGCGACATCTGGTGGGAGGGGATGGACCACGAGGCGCCGGCCGAGCTGATCGACTGGAAGGGCCAGCCCTGGAAGAAGGGCTCCACCGAGAAGGCGGCGCACCCGAACAGCCGCTTCACCGCGCCGGCGAAGAACAACCCGGCCATCTCGCCGCTGGTGGACGACCCGAAGGGCGTGCCGATCTCCGCCATCATCTTCGGCGGCCGCCGCTCCACCACGGTCCCGCTGGTGCTCGAGGCGTTCAACTGGACGCACGGCGTGTACCTGGGCTCGACCATGGGCTCGGAGACCACCGCCGCCGCCACCGGCCAGGTGGGCGTGGTCCGCCGCGACCCCATGGCGATGCTGCCGTTCATCGGCTACGACTGCGGGAGCTACCTGCAGCACTGGCTCGACATGCAGTCGCGCATCCCGAACCCGCCCAAGATCTTCCTGGTGAACTGGTTCCGGAAGAGCGCCGAGGGCAAGTTCCTGTGGCCGGGCTACGGCGACAACATGCGCGTGCTGAAGTGGATGCTGGATCGCGCCGCCGGCCGCGCGCCCGCCAAGGAGACGCTGCTCGGCTACACGCCCGGTGACGCCGGCCTCGACCTGCACGGCCTCGACGTCTCCAAGGACGCGATCGCCGCCGCGACCCGGATCGACCTGGGCGAGTGGGAGCAGGAGCTGGAGTCGCAGGCCGAGTGGTTCGAGAAGCTCGGCAAGACGCTGCCCGCGCCGCTGGCGCTCCAGCGCGAGCTGCTGCTCGAGCGCGTCCGCGCCGCCCGCAAGGTGAAGTAGCGCGCCAGCGCGAGACGTCTCCGGGGGGCCCGGCCGGCGACGGTCGGGCCCCTTCCCTTTGCACGGGGCGAGCGAGACCGCCGCGCCCGTGTTAAGCGTTCCGGGCATGTGCACCCTCGCCGTCGCCCTCCAGGCCGATCGCCGCTGGCCGGTGATCGTGGCCGCCAACCGCGACGAGCGGATCGGGCGCCCGTCGGAGGGCTGGGGCCTGCGCGACGGCGCCACCGGGATCCGCTGGGCGGCGCCCCGCGACCTCCTCGCCGGCGGCACCTGGATCGGCCTCTCGGCGCGCGGGGTCTTCGCCGGGGTGACGAACTTCCACGCGCCGGTGCAGTGGTACCCCGACCCGGAGCGCCGCTCGCGCGGCGACCTCGTGCCGCTCGCGCTCGCCGCCCCCGACGCGGAGGCCGCGCGCGCGGCCCTCGAGCGCGCCGACGCGGCGCAGTGGAACCCGTTCCACCTGGTGGTGGCCGACGCGCGCGCCGCGTTCCTGTGGTGGTACGACGGCGAGACCTCCGGGCTCGAGCCGCTCGGCCCCGGCCTGCACGTCGTCACCGAGACCTCGCCGCACGGGCGGGGGCCGCGCGCCGACCTGGTGCGCGCCCACTGGCCGCTCGAGCCCTCGGTCCCCCGCCTGCGCGAGGTGCTCACCCGGCACGCGGCCGTGCCGGGGACCGGCACCGCGCTCGCCACCTGCATCCACATGGACCCGGACTACGGCACCCGCTCGTCGGCGCTGCTGCGCCTCGCGCCGGAGCTGGACCGCTCGGAGCTGTACGCGACCGACGCGCGCCCCTGCCTCGGGCCGTACCAGGACCGGACCGACCTCGTCGCCGCGCTGGCGCGCACGGCTTGACAGCGCGCCCGCCGGGCGCCATCCAAGGGACCGCCATGGGACTCCTCGACCGGATCACCTTCCAGAAGCAGACCGCCGAGCCGCCGGAGTCGATCGACGTCCAGCCCGACCACGCGATCCGCATCGTGTGGCCGGGCGGGCGCGAGACGACCATCACCTCGTGGGCGCTGCGCGACTTCTGCCCGTGCGCCTCCTGCGTGGAGGAGGGCACCGGCAAGAAGCTCCTCGACTCCTCCACCATCCCGGCCGACATCCACCCGCTGGAGATCAACCCGGTGGGCGCGTACGCGATCCAGATCCAGTGGTCGGACGGCCACAACACCGGCCTCTACGCCTGGCCCACGCTGCGCCAGGCGTGCGGGCTGAGCTAGCGGGTCCCTCGACTCCGGTCCCTCGACTCCGGGTCCCTCGACTCCGGGCCGCTTCGCGGCCCTACGCTCGGGATGAGCGAGCTCCTGCGCGGCCCTACGCTCGGGATGAGCGGGTTCCTGCTGCGCGGCCCTACGCTCGGGATGAGCGGGTTCCTGCTGCGCGGCCCTGCGCTCGGGATGAGCGGCCTACACGGGGCTGCGCCCGGCCCCTCGACTCCGGGCCGCTTTGCGGCCCTACGCTCGGGGTGAGCGCCTACACCGGGCTGCGGCCAGGGGCCGAAACAGGCGCGTGGCGGTTCACCTCGGGCGCGTGGCCCTCGCGCGCGCCGCCGAAGCGGATCGCGCGCGGGTCGCCGCGGCCGCCGCGCAGCGCGTGCACCAGCAGCTTGGCGGTGTTCGCGTCGGCGTGCCCGGCCAGCACCTCCGCCACGATCACGTCGGCGGCGCCGCGCGCGTCGTAGGCCGCCGAGCGGTAGGCGCGCGGCCGCGTCAGCGCCGCGAACGCGCTCGCCACCGACACGACCTCCACGGCGCGCGACGGCGCGGCGCCCATGCCCGGGTAGCCCTGCCCGCAGCGCCAGTGGTGGCAGCGGGCGGCGGCCACCGCCGGGTGCGGGCCCAGCTCGCAGGCGAGCTGGTAGGCGCCGAGCAGCGGGTGGGCCGCGATCCGGTGCGCCTCGCGGATCTCCAGCCGGTCGGCGCGCTCCACCAGCGTCGCCGGCACGTGGCGCATGCCGAGGTCGTGCAGCAGCGCCGCCGCCGCCAGGTCCGGCAGCGCCCGCGCCCCGCCCACCGCGCTGAGCAGCATGCGCACCGCCACCGCCGCGGTGGTGAACGCGTGGAGGTGGAGCGCCGGCCGCTCGTCGCGCAGCGCCAGCAGCTCCTCGACGAGCGCCTCGGTCAGGCCGGCCGCGCCCACCGCCCGCGCCACCGCGTCGCGGGCGCCGGCGCGCTCGAACAGCGCCCGGTAGGCGGGGTCGTCCAGCACCGCCTCGAGCTCGCCGGCGAGCGGCGTGTCGGCGAGCGCGCGGCGGGGCGCCGGGCGCGCGCGCTGGGCCGCCTCCTCGATGGACTCGGGCGACACCACCAGACCGCGGCGGGCGACCACCCGGCCCCGGCAGTCGAGCAGGTCCTCGGCGAGCGTGAGCCGGTCGAACACCGAGACGAGGCTAGCAGGGCGGCGCCGTGCGGCGGGAGCCACCGCCCCAACGAGAACGGCGGCCGCGCGATCGGGGGCCCGCCGAGGAAGGAGCAGGGCCGGGGGCGTCCGGCGCCGACGCTACCGGCGCCGGCCCCGGGCGAGCGCCCGATCCATCTCGCGCTTCGACTCGCGCTCGGCGATGGCCCCGCGCCGGTCCTCGTGCGAGCGCCCGCGCGCCAGGCCCAGCTCCACCTTCGCCCAGCCCTGCTTGAAGTAGATCCGCAGCGGCACGAGCGTGTACCCGCGCTGCTCGACCTTGCCGCGGACGCGGTCGATCTCGGCGCGGTTCATGAGGAGCTTCCGGTCGCGCAGCGGCGCGTGGCCGAAGTGCGCCGCCTGCTTGTACTCGCCGATCCGGCAGTTGAGGAGCCACAGCTCCTCGCCGCGCGGCATCGCGTACGCGTCGGACAGGTTGACGTTCCCCTCGCGCAGCGACTTCACCTCGCTGCCGGTCAGCACCAGCCCGGCCTCCCAGGTGTCCTCGATGTCGTAGTCGAAGCGCGCGCGCCGGTTGGACGCCGCGACCTTCTCCGCGGCGTCCGCCGCCTTGCCGCCGGCCTTGCCCTTCACGGCAGCCTGCCGTTGTCGATGAGGCGGGTGGTCCCGAAGGACGCGGCGAGCAGCAGCACGGTGCCGGGCTCGGCGCGCGCCACCGGCGCGAGCGTCTCGGGGTGCACGAGCTCGACGTAGTCCACCCGGCCGCCGGCAGCCTCGAGGCGGGCGCGCGCGCCCGCCCGCAGCGCGGCCGCGTCCCGCTCGCCCCGCGCGGTGGCCTCGCGGGCCTCGGCCAGGGCCCCGGAGAGCGCGAGCGCGCGGCGACGCTCGTCCGGCGAGAGGTAGGCGTTCCGCGAGGAGAGCGCCAGGCCGTCCGGCTCGCGGACGATGGGCATGCCGACGATCTCGATGCCGAAGGCGAGGTCGCGCACCATGGCGCGGATCACCGCGAGCTGCTGCCAGTCCTTCTCCCCGAACAGCGCCACGTGCGGGCGGGTCAGGTTGAACAGCTTCGCCACCACGGTGGCGACGCCGCGGAAGTGGCCCGGGCGCGAGGCGCCGTCCAGGCCCTGCGAGGCGCGCTCCACCGTCACCCAGGTCTCGTGCCCCGGCGCGAACATCAGGGCCGGGTCGCTCGGCGCGAGCACCGCGTCGAGGCCGGCGGCGGCGCACTTCGCGAGGTCGCCCTCCAGGTCTCGCGGGTAGCGGGCCAGGTCCTCGGTCGGGCCGAACTGCGTCGGGTTCACGAAGATGGTGCCCACCGCCAGGCCGCGGCGGCCGCCCGCGTCGGCGCGGCGCCGCGCCTCGCGCATGAGCGAGAGGTGGCCCTCGTGCAGGTAGCCCATGGTCGTGACCAGGGCGATGCGGGTGCCGGCCTCGCGCGCGGCGGTGCAGCGGGCCTGCCAGGCGGCCGGGTCGGTGATCAGCTCGGGTGTCTTCACCTTGGGTGTGCTCGATCCCCGGCGCTAGATGGGGGCGCCGATGGCGTCCGGCGGCTCTTCCTCCGCCTCCTCGGCGTGGCGCTCCACCGGGACGAGGCGGACCGAGGCGGAGTGGAAGCTGTGCGCGTCGTCGGGGAACGCGCGGGCCTTCACCTCGCCGACGTATGCGCCCACCGCGCCCTCGACGGCGGCGCCCAGCTCGCCGAAGCGCTTCACGAACTTCGGCGTGAAGGAGGCGTCGAGGCCGAGCAGGTCGTTCAGCACCAGCACCTGGCCGTCGCAGTGCGGGCCGGCGCCGATGCCGATGGTCGGGATGCGCAGCTGCGAGGTGACGATGCGGGCCAGCTCGGAGGGGATGCACTCCAGCACCAGCGCGTAGCAGCCGGCCGCCTCGAGCGCCCGGGCGTCGCGCAGGATCTGCTGCGCCTTCTCCGAGTCCTTCCCCTGCACCACGTAGCCGCCCATCTTGTGGACCGACTGCGGCGTCAGGCCGATGTGGCCCATCACCGGCACGCCGGCGCGCACGATGCGGCGGATCACGTCGCCGAACTCGGCGCCGCCCTCGAGCTTCACGGCCTCGGCGCCGCCCTCCGCCACCAGCCGCATGGCGGCCTTCACCGCCTCGTCGGCGCTGGCCTGGTAGCTGCCGAAGCTCATGTCGGCGACGAGGTGGGCCCGGCCGTCGCCGCGGGCGAGCCCGCGGCGGACCATCGCCGAGTGGTAGACCATCTGGTCGAGCGTGACCGGCAGCGTGGACTCGTGGCCCTGCACCGCCATGCCCAGCGAGTCGCCCACCAGCACCGCGTCCACCCCGGCGGCGGCGACCAGCCGCGCGGCGGTCGCGTCGTAGGCGGTGACCATGGCGATGCGCTCGCCGGCTTCCTTCATCCGGCGCAGCTCGTGGATGTTGACGTGCTTCCGTGGCGGGGGATGGGACGACATCTTCGACGACCTCCGGTGTAGGCCCCGTGGCCGGGGTCCTGCCCATTGGTGAGGCGAGGAGACGACTCTAATACGTCCTGGTGCCCAGCGGTACGTAGTGCTGCGTGCCCTTGCGATGCTTCCGGATGACGGCGAGCAGCGCCTCGAGGTCCTCGGGCTCGGACTCCACGTCGATGTCGCTGGTGTTCACCACCAGCAGCGGCGTGTCCTCGTAGTGGAAGAAGAAGTCGTTGTAGGCCTTCGCGAGCGCCTCGACGTAGGCGGGATCGAGGCCCCGCTCGAAGTCGCGGCCGCGCTTCTTGACGCGCGACAGGAGCACGTCGGTGCGGGCCTGCAGGTAGATCACCAGGTCGGGCCGGACCACCCGCGGCCCCAGCAGCTCGTGGATCTGGCGGTAGAGCGCCAGCTCGGCCGGCTCCAGCGTCAAGGTCGCGAAGATCCGGTCCTTCGCGAACAGGTAGTCGGCCACGGTGGAGCTGGAGAACAGGTCCTGCTGGAACAGCGCCTGCTGCTGCTGGAAGCGCGAGAGCAGGAAGAAGACCTGCGCCTGGAACGCGTGCTTCTTCCGGTCTGCGTAGAACGCCGGGAGGAACGGGTTCGCCTCCGCCTCCTCGAGCACCAGGCGGGCGCCCAGCCGCTCGGCCAGCACCTGGGCGAGGGTCGTCTTGCCCACGCCGATGGGGCCTTCGACGGCGATGTATCGGGGGCGTTCCATCCGGAAGCTCGCAGGAACGCGCGAGATTGCCACGCACCGAGGTCGCCCGCAAGGCGCGCCCGCGGCGGGGCCGTCCGGCGGGCCGGCGCGTCCGTGACCCCGCGGCGATCTGACATCTGGATCGCGGGATCCCTGATCCTGGGATCAGGGCTGCCCCTTGACCCCGCATGTGCAGCCACGTATCGTCATGCTGGTTCGCAGGGCGGAGCGGGAACCGGGGCTCGGAGGCGGAGATGCGGAGCAGGGTGGCGGTCGGGCAGCAGGCCGTGGCGAAGGCCGGGAAGGCGCAGGAGGACGGGATCGACCCCGCCTACCACCGCGCCATCCTCAAGATCGCGCTCGAGCTCAAGAAGCCGAACGCCCCCAGCTACGACGCGATCGTGGCGGCGACCATCCGGTCGATGAAGCTCGACCCGGTCGCGTTCCGGCGGTACCTCGGCGAGAACGGCGCTCGCAACATGAGCCTGATGCTCGCCACCGCCCGCACCGGAGGCCTCTAGGCCACCGGGGACGGCTCACGGGCGCCCGTTCGACGGATGGGGTCGGTCGGGGCGGGCGGGGAGATTTGGACGGGCGCCCGTGACTTCTTCCAGGCTCAGCCGAGCGCGCGGTCGAGCGCGGCCCACTCGGCCAGCGTGAGCGTCTCGCCCCGGCGGCCCGGATCCACGCCGG from Anaeromyxobacter dehalogenans 2CP-C includes:
- a CDS encoding NRDE family protein, with protein sequence MCTLAVALQADRRWPVIVAANRDERIGRPSEGWGLRDGATGIRWAAPRDLLAGGTWIGLSARGVFAGVTNFHAPVQWYPDPERRSRGDLVPLALAAPDAEAARAALERADAAQWNPFHLVVADARAAFLWWYDGETSGLEPLGPGLHVVTETSPHGRGPRADLVRAHWPLEPSVPRLREVLTRHAAVPGTGTALATCIHMDPDYGTRSSALLRLAPELDRSELYATDARPCLGPYQDRTDLVAALARTA
- a CDS encoding phosphoenolpyruvate carboxykinase (GTP); translated protein: MSTSPAARPTSNPHLLGWVDEMAKLCKPDRVHWCDGSEAEKKRLTDDAVAAKVLIPLDQQKWPGCHYHHSNPSDVARVEHLTFICTPTKEQAGPTNNWMEPKEAYRKLGAIFDGSMKGRTMYVVPYVMGPSTSPFAKVGIEITDSVYVALNMGIMARMGKVALDRLGDSNEFNRGLHSVADCNPERRFICHFPQDNTIWSVGSGYGGNALLGKKCLALRIASYLAKNEGWLAEHMLILEAESPTGEKQYVAAAFPSACGKTNFAMMIPPAAFPGWKIRTVGDDISWMRVGEDGRLWAVNPENGYFGVAPGTNRKTNPNAMDSVRKDTIFTNVARTPDGDIWWEGMDHEAPAELIDWKGQPWKKGSTEKAAHPNSRFTAPAKNNPAISPLVDDPKGVPISAIIFGGRRSTTVPLVLEAFNWTHGVYLGSTMGSETTAAATGQVGVVRRDPMAMLPFIGYDCGSYLQHWLDMQSRIPNPPKIFLVNWFRKSAEGKFLWPGYGDNMRVLKWMLDRAAGRAPAKETLLGYTPGDAGLDLHGLDVSKDAIAAATRIDLGEWEQELESQAEWFEKLGKTLPAPLALQRELLLERVRAARKVK
- a CDS encoding DUF971 domain-containing protein, yielding MGLLDRITFQKQTAEPPESIDVQPDHAIRIVWPGGRETTITSWALRDFCPCASCVEEGTGKKLLDSSTIPADIHPLEINPVGAYAIQIQWSDGHNTGLYAWPTLRQACGLS
- the treZ gene encoding malto-oligosyltrehalose trehalohydrolase, whose product is MSLAAHGPEITTGGVRFHAWAPRVDRLAVRVEGADHPLSPAPGGWWTGEVPGAAHGTRYQLVLPGGRALPDPASRAQPDGVHGASEVFDPARHRWRSAFAGLPLEALVFYELHVGTFTGAGTLDAAAEALPGLADLGVTCVELMPVQPFAGARNWGYDGVQSWAVHAAYGGPAALQRFVDGAHALGLAVCLDVVYNHLGPEGNYLPQLAPYLTDRHHTPWGDGLDLDGPDAGPVRAYFLGAALQWVRDFRVDALRLDATHAIRDDGPRHLVAELCEEVSALARREGRRIHVIAENDDNDRRVLDPPPAGWGCSAVWADDLHHAVHALVTGERERYLADFGAPEQVARALSQGFVFQGEPSVYRGRPHGTRVAGLAPSRFVACAQNHDQIGNRPHGERLAALVPWPALEPIAALVLLGSALPLLFMGEEYGEPRPFQYFTSHGDAALARAVSEGRRAEHIARGRGEPPDPQDEQTFLGSKLSHRRDGRHAALRDHHRRLLDVRRRHREVIAARWPEVALDGAAFTLRRPGLTVRANLSDRAAGGLGPWGWSVEEG
- a CDS encoding 30S ribosomal protein S1; protein product: MSDQKKPESPGPVVIRKGHVKPPPPGAKIEAPEEERLAPATSQPAPAAQDRRPLWQRVAEERSPRPAPGGAGPQQRGGPRGPRPAGGGPRGERRPRGDRPERREHGEVGPAAALEPPRPPAGEPPPAPEVEAPDEGSFADMLAGSEAGPRRRFQVGEKVAGKIIQIGEDVAFLELGSGVAEAMIETVELKDEAGNLAARVGDIIDAVVVKATDRGAVVSKGHGRATRDHAREAVIEAAHTGLPVEGVVKAVNKGGLEVEVHGVRAFCPISQIDVRFVGDASAFVGQKLLFKVTRADGRDAVLSRRALLEEERAQKAAETRARLAPGAVFDGVVTSVQDYGAFVDIGGVEGLVHVSELAWDRVSKPQDLLSAGDAVQVQVLRIDEDPKKGERIGLSVKALAPRPEPAAPAPGAEGAERPARPSPPPPPRVGDVVQATVDKVESFGVFVRFAGGRGLVPASETGTPRGADLRRSFKVGDTIQALVSAIDEQGRIRLSKTEAEHAAERAEAREYMAKAPRAQGKGFGTLGDLLRQKLEKK
- a CDS encoding DsrE family protein, with the translated sequence MERRAVIFLSHADAGALRLAGSAALAATALGDRVDVYLFGPAVPALVAAHDADPEEPGAALQQARTVGECRLIACSASVVEQKVALADAERTLDAVVGWPTILEWSAGVVDRFFF
- the smpB gene encoding SsrA-binding protein SmpB — translated: MKGKAGGKAADAAEKVAASNRRARFDYDIEDTWEAGLVLTGSEVKSLREGNVNLSDAYAMPRGEELWLLNCRIGEYKQAAHFGHAPLRDRKLLMNRAEIDRVRGKVEQRGYTLVPLRIYFKQGWAKVELGLARGRSHEDRRGAIAERESKREMDRALARGRRR
- a CDS encoding HD domain-containing phosphohydrolase, whose amino-acid sequence is MFDRLTLAEDLLDCRGRVVARRGLVVSPESIEEAAQRARPAPRRALADTPLAGELEAVLDDPAYRALFERAGARDAVARAVGAAGLTEALVEELLALRDERPALHLHAFTTAAVAVRMLLSAVGGARALPDLAAAALLHDLGMRHVPATLVERADRLEIREAHRIAAHPLLGAYQLACELGPHPAVAAARCHHWRCGQGYPGMGAAPSRAVEVVSVASAFAALTRPRAYRSAAYDARGAADVIVAEVLAGHADANTAKLLVHALRGGRGDPRAIRFGGAREGHAPEVNRHAPVSAPGRSPV